Proteins from one Coffea arabica cultivar ET-39 chromosome 8c, Coffea Arabica ET-39 HiFi, whole genome shotgun sequence genomic window:
- the LOC113705571 gene encoding uncharacterized protein: protein MKYMKPANLFQELIKTNSRNRSRLLGLDVGDKYVGLAVSDVNNKIASPLSVLLRKKSNIDLMASDFELLISQLSLTGFVIGYPFDRQQRNSADAVQVKLFIDDLCKTGKLEGVRYTFWDECFTSKNVEFLLKPLNLHPVHYKTIMDKFAAVGILQGYLDFVNRSHTSESTK from the exons ATGAAGTACATGAAGCCCGCGAACTTGTTTCAAGAACTGATAAAGACAAATTCACGGAACAGAAGCCGGTTACTTGGTTTAGATGTCGGTGATAAATATGTGGGTTTAGCTGTTTCTGATGTAAATAACAAAATCGCATCACCTCTCAG TGTTCTGCTACGGAAGAAAAGTAACATTGACTTGATGGCCAGTGATTTTGAACTTCTG ATCTCTCAACTTTCCCTGACAGGCTTTGTAATTGGCTATCCTTTTGATAGACAACAGAGGAACAGCGCAGAT GCTGTGCAAGTGAAGCTTTTTATTGATGATCTTTGTAAAACAGGGAAACTTGAAGGTGTAAGGTATACTTTCTGGGATGAGTGTTTTACTTCAAAG AATGTGGAATTTCTGTTGAAGCCACTGAATTTGCACCCTGTTCATTATAAGACAATAATGGACAAATTTGCTGCTGTTGGAATCCTACAG GGGTACTTGGATTTCGTGAATAGAAGTCACACTTCAGAATCGACCAAGTAA